In Apium graveolens cultivar Ventura chromosome 10, ASM990537v1, whole genome shotgun sequence, the following are encoded in one genomic region:
- the LOC141691117 gene encoding uncharacterized protein LOC141691117 — protein sequence MMFGIIVSNGPPFFVEIYLQKNSTCPLTETSTRVVETSSRFSERSGSRGFDCQATSSMYVGGDTVSSRSLDAYDVVDSALITREETLEPMELREGMIFDSKKVLMHMVRDFHIRNHQEIKVVRSSDVYWIVVCKNKDSGCEWSLKARLRKSLGKFQIMETSGPRTCLRTTVTQDHPNLTSYDILEIVKDQIVVDPMVKEKVLMATVKSIFGYQPGRKKIRDAKKLAMDEEHGSWEGSYEDLPFLMEAFQCFNVGTKVDWFFKEDEMEDRGSLEEVTFKRLFWAFKPCIDGFEHGMPVIHIDGTHLYGPYSGVLLSAVAVDGSSHILPLAFAIVKSENVSSWGWFMDRLRRFVAGRRHGICVISDRHAGIIATMQQIGWCEPLDHHRFCIRHLAANFCTAHRRKGLKNRIVELASQVQEKKFEYLWEQLLIVEPRTAKWFEDKPLSKWSLAYDGGKRYGMMTTNHAESWNNANLDARKLPISSLVRALFLKTVEYFDERRLEIATELSKGLLLTNHASKRLSRSIVRARGHSVKVYDRNSLLFEVVTRKVDQKGGGISIPLGFPSTSVFVGNGNSIVFHVLML from the exons ATGATGTTTGGAATTATTGTTTCGAATGGACCTCCTTTCTTTGTTGaaatttatttacaaaaaaattcAACTTGTCCATTAACTGAAACAAGTACGAGAGTTGTGGAAACTAGTTCGAGATTTTCTGAGAGGAGTGGTAGTAGGGGTTTTGATTGTCAAGCTACTAGTAGTATGTATGTTGGTGGTGATACGGTTAGTAGTAGAAGTTTGGATGCTTATGATGTTGTTGATTCGGCTTTGATTACACGGGAGGAGACATTGGAGCCAATGGAGTTGAGGGAGGGGATGATATTTGACTCAAAAAAAGTGTTGATGCATATGGTTAGAGACTTTCATATCCGGAATCATCAAGAGATTAAGGTGGTTAGATCAAGTGATGTGTATTGGATTGTTGTTTGTAAGAATAAGGATAGTGGTTGTGAATGGAGTTTAAAAGCTAGGTTGCGGAAATCACTTGGAAAATTTCAAATTATGGAAACTTCGGGACCACGCACATGTTTGCGCACCACCGTTACTCAAGACCATCCTAATTTGACATCTTATGATATTCTTGAAATAGTTAAGGATCAAATTGTTGTGGATCCCATGGTTAAGGAAAAAGTTTTGATGGCCACGGTGAAAAGCATTTTTGGTTACCAACCGGGAAGAAAGAAGATTAGAGATGCGAAAAAGCTAGCAATGGATGAAGAACATGGTTCTTGGGAAGGTTCATATGAGGATCTCCCCTTTTTGATGGAAGCATTCCAATGTTTTAATGTGGGAACCAAGGTTGATTGGTTTTTTAAGGAGGATGAGATGGAAGATCGGGGGAGCTTAGAG GAAGTGACATTCAAGAGACTCTTCTGGGCTTTCAAACCATGCATTGATGGATTTGAGCATGGTATGCCTGTCATACATATTGATGGGACTCACCTATACGGTCCATATTCGGGTGTACTATTGAGTGCTGTGGCAGTGGATGGGTCTAGTCATATTCTTCCACTTGCATTTGCTATTGTCAAATCCGAGAATGTTTCTAGTTGGGGGTGGTTCATGGATAGATTGAGGAGGTTTGTGGCAGGTAGAAGACATGGGATTTGTGTAATTTCTGATAGACATGCTGGTATTATTGCTACTATGCAACAGATAGGATGGTGCGAGCCCCTTGACCATCATAGGTTTTGCATTAGACACTTGGCTGCAAATTTTTGTACTGCACATAGGAGAAAGGGTTTGAAAAATAGGATAGTTGAGTTGGCTTCTCAGGTGCAAGAGAAGAAGTTTGAATATTTATGGGAACAATTGTTGATTGTGGAGCCTAGGACGGCAAAATGGTTTGAGGATAAACCATTAAGTAAATGGTCTTTAGCATATGATGGAGGGAAGCGTTATGGCATGATGACCACTAACCATGCAGAAAGTTGGAACAATGCGAACCTTGATGCTAGAAAACTCCCGATTAGTTCATTGGTTAGAGCATTATTTTTGAAGACGGTTGAGTATTTTGATGAAAGGCGTTTGGAAATTGCAACCGAATTATCTAAAGGTCTATTATTAACTAATCATGCAAGCAAGAGGTTGAGTCGGTCCATTGTGCGTGCTAGGGGTCATAGTGTTAAAGTTTATGATCGAAATTCATTGTTGTTTGAAGTAGTAACTAGAAAGGTTGACCAAAAGGGGGGGGGAATAAGCATACCGTTAGGATTCCCGAGTACTAGTGTTTTTGTGGGAAATGGCAATAGTATCGTATTCCATGTTCTCATGTTATAG